In the Candidatus Saccharibacteria bacterium genome, one interval contains:
- a CDS encoding nucleoside 2-deoxyribosyltransferase, translating into MNRLFLATSFSGHVNYETGEVNPDYREKVETIIDTLRTFGGYTVFCAVEHENWIIASDVPPEVGVEKDLAEIDESDVVLALLPTGLISAGLQYEVGYAEAKGKQVVLATETGSELAYFNQGAVNLGRVAYVEYESPENLVTNVQQVLA; encoded by the coding sequence ATGAACAGATTATTTCTAGCTACTAGCTTCTCAGGCCATGTTAACTACGAAACAGGCGAGGTTAACCCAGACTACCGTGAAAAGGTAGAGACTATAATTGACACTTTACGCACCTTTGGTGGTTATACGGTATTCTGTGCTGTTGAGCACGAAAACTGGATCATCGCTAGTGATGTACCTCCTGAAGTAGGGGTAGAAAAGGACTTAGCCGAAATAGATGAGTCTGACGTAGTGCTTGCACTATTGCCCACAGGCTTAATCTCCGCTGGTCTGCAATATGAAGTCGGTTATGCTGAAGCCAAAGGTAAGCAAGTGGTTCTTGCTACTGAAACAGGTTCTGAATTAGCTTACTTCAATCAAGGTGCTGTAAATCTTGGCCGTGTTGCATACGTTGAGTACGAAAGCCCTGAGAACCTTGTCACAAATGTACAGCAAGTTCTAGCTTAG
- a CDS encoding ATP-binding cassette domain-containing protein translates to MAVYLIIVGANPSDPASLGLIVLTLTYMLQIIRNVAALPDLVANHDDLVTKLYPTLDYLGSDYEKIQDPEKPKKLNITKAAVDISKVGFSYPSHSNNGTSISVFNNLDIHIVGGEQVGVVGLSGAGKSTLANLLLRFDEVQRGIISIDGTDIRDVKQAELRRKIAYVPQEPLLFHRTIKENIAYYNDDISEEEIIAASKAAHAHEFIQKLPDGYDTMVGERGVKLSGGQKQRVAIARAILKKAPIILLDEATSALDSESEQIIQKALPEILGKQTAIIVAHRLSTVSGLDRIIVMHEGKVIEDGNHQQLLRLKGRYYSLWQKQTNA, encoded by the coding sequence GTGGCGGTTTACCTGATTATCGTTGGTGCCAATCCTAGCGATCCCGCCTCACTTGGACTTATCGTACTGACCCTAACCTATATGCTCCAGATTATCAGAAATGTCGCCGCGCTACCTGATTTAGTTGCAAATCACGACGATTTGGTAACAAAGCTATATCCAACATTAGATTATCTTGGCAGTGATTATGAAAAGATACAAGACCCAGAAAAGCCCAAAAAGCTCAATATCACAAAAGCTGCTGTAGATATCTCCAAGGTTGGCTTTAGCTACCCGTCACACTCTAATAATGGCACTAGCATATCCGTTTTTAACAATCTTGACATACACATAGTGGGTGGTGAACAAGTGGGTGTAGTCGGTTTAAGCGGAGCTGGTAAGAGTACTTTAGCCAACCTTCTTCTCCGTTTTGACGAGGTACAAAGAGGGATAATCAGCATTGACGGCACTGATATACGGGACGTAAAACAGGCTGAACTAAGACGCAAGATTGCATATGTGCCACAAGAGCCGTTGCTCTTTCATAGAACAATCAAAGAGAATATCGCTTACTATAATGACGACATAAGCGAAGAAGAAATAATAGCAGCTTCGAAAGCCGCTCACGCACACGAGTTTATCCAAAAATTACCAGATGGTTATGACACTATGGTTGGAGAACGAGGCGTTAAGTTAAGTGGTGGTCAAAAACAGAGAGTTGCGATTGCACGAGCTATCCTTAAAAAGGCACCAATTATACTTCTTGACGAAGCAACGAGTGCACTTGACAGTGAGAGCGAACAAATCATACAAAAGGCACTTCCTGAGATATTAGGTAAGCAAACCGCCATTATTGTCGCCCATCGACTGAGCACGGTTTCAGGTCTCGATAGGATTATTGTTATGCACGAAGGCAAGGTTATTGAAGACGGTAACCACCAACAACTATTGAGACTAAAAGGTCGCTACTACTCACTTTGGCAAAAGCAGACCAATGCATAG